One region of Trichoderma breve strain T069 chromosome 7 map unlocalized scaffold00007, whole genome shotgun sequence genomic DNA includes:
- a CDS encoding FAD binding domain-containing protein, translating to MAQSNLPLRDNTTGDDSLELTFLIVGAGPAGATLGCYLGKYGFKGLIISSAPSSANTPRAHIINQPAMECIRDLDPDMEKEFMINGYAGPEKGMTRWCETMNGREFGRITSWGSDLQRGGEFKMSSPCSHLELPQTLTEPILLRYASQHGFPCRFRTQFVSFDDSTVGVIVVTVRDMIFDKLYTIKTKYLFGADGAKSAIVRQLGLPMAVQPSQGIALNVLIRADLSHLMKNRVGNLHYVIRPDAEYPDFAWWSIVRMVKPWHEWLIIMMYKPTCPAEFMPTQEQVKSQIYEVIGDQSVPVEINRVDKWIINETVAEVYSKGNIYCLGDAVHRHPPMNGLGANTCTQDAANLAWKLNLVEKGLAGPALLDSYTVERQPVGAGVVARANASLREHKPIFDALGFLKPSLEERKKELDVLKEDSESGRARRRELMRSMNYTSHEFLALGSDMSQRYKSSAVFLEGSGDEPPLPSNSVLNYEPHTFPGLRLPHAWLNTAIPQEQVSTLDLAGNGRFTLFIGHGGEAWRSAARSVEQALKVPIAVYSIGYGLEYEAVFNDWYRLREVEESGCVLVRPDNFIAWRSQSIVNDTASVLERVFKSILAL from the exons ATGGCTCAAAGCAATCTCCCTCTACGCGATAATACGACCGGCGATGATTCCCTGGAGCTGACTTTTTTAATCGTTGGAGCGGGCCCAGCTGGAGCGACTTTGGGCTGTTATCTTGGTAAATATG GCTTCAAAGGTTTGATCATCAGCTCCGCTCCGTCGTCGGCGAACACCCCGCGCGCGCATATAATCAACCAACCTGCGATGG AGTGTATCCGTGACCTCGACCCCGACATGGAGAAAGAATTTATGATAAATGGCTACGCGGGCCCAGAGAAGGGTATGACACGTTGGTGTGAGACTATGAATGGAAGAGAGTTCGGCCGTATCACGTCCTGGGGATCAGATCTACAACGAGGG GGCGAATTTAAAATGAGTAGCCCATGCTCACACTTGGAGCTGCCTCAAACATTAACGGAACCTATCCTCCTTCGATACGCTTCACAGCACGGCTTTCCTTGTCGATTTCGAACACAGTTTGTTTCTTTCGATGACTCGACAGTCGGTGTCATTGTTGTGACCGTCCGAGACATGATTTTTGACAAACTATATACCATCAAGACCAAATACCTGTTTGGCGCCGACGGAGCCAAAAGTGCCATCGTTCGACAGCTTGGTCTACCCATGGCGGTGCAGCCTAGCCAGGGCATAGCTCTCAACGTCCTTATTCGCGCTGACCTTTCCCACTTGATGAAGAATCGCGTCGGAAATCTGCACTATGTGATCCGGCCTGACGCAGAATACCCGGACTTTGCTTGGTGGTCGATTGTGCGCATGGTAAAGCCTTGGCATGAATGGCTGATCATCATGATGTACAAGCCGACCTGTCCGGCGGAATTTATGCCGACTCAAGAACAAGTCAAATCCCAGATTTATGAGGTCATTGGGGATCAATCCGTCCCGGTCGAGATTAATCGAGTTGACAAATGGATCATTAATGAAACAGTAGCCGAAGTATACAGCAAAGGCAATAT ATATTGCCTTGGCGACGCTGTACATCGCCATCCGCCGATGAACGGCCTCGGGGCAAATACCTGCACTCAGGACGCCGCCAATCTTGCCTGGAAGTTAAACTTGGTTGAGAAAG GATTAGCTGGGCCTGCCCTTTTGGACAGCTATACAGTTGAGCGTCAACCTGTTGGAGCCGGCGTCGTTGCAAG GGCCAATGCATCTTTGCGAGAACATAAGCCAATATTCGACGCTCTTGGCTTCTTGAAACCGTCTCttgaggagaggaagaaggagcttgaTGTGTTGAAAGAGGATTCAGAGAGCGGTCGTGCGAGGCGACGTGAACTCATGCGATCAATGAACTACACTTCACATGAATTCTTGGCTTTGGGCTCAGATATGAGCCAGAGATACAAGTCTTCTGCTGTGTTCCTCGAGGGATCGGGAGATGAGCCACCCTTGCCTTCTAATTCCGTTCTGAACTATGAGCCCCATACGTTTCCTGGCTTGCGACTGCCACATGCGTGGCTGAATACGGCTATTCCGCAAGAGCAAGTCTCAACACTTGATCTAGCAGGTAACGGACGATTTACGCTATTTATTGGCCATGGAGGAGAGGCATGGCGTAGTGCCGCACGGTCTGTGGAGCAAGCATTAAAAGTCCCCATCGCCGTGTATTCCATCGGCTACGGTCTCGAATATGAAGCTGTTTTCAATGACTGGTACAGGCTGCGGGAAGTAGAGGAGAGCGGTTGCGTCCTTGTACGCCCGGACAACTTTATTGCGTGGAGAAGCCAGAGCATAGTGAATGACACTGCTTCTGTGCTCGAGCGTGTGTTCAAATCCATTCTAGCTTTGTAG
- a CDS encoding iron-containing alcohol dehydrogenase domain-containing protein, whose amino-acid sequence MDVESRSFEYNESNQRVLFGKGVLAKLATEVAALGCKAPLLLTTPQQASAVQDLTQILNGHVAGSFTRATMHTPTEVTEEALVYTKTTNADCLLSIGGGSTVGLGKALSLRTGLPHICIATTYAGSEMTPILGETKNQQKVTRVDRAAIPKVVIYDVNLTLSLPTGMSATSGLNAMAHAVEALYAKDTSPIVRIFALEGIRALASSLPGVMENSQSIAFRSEALLGAWLCGKCLAMTTVALHHKLCHVLGGTLNLPHAETHAIVLPHALAYTAPDIPQVMKDLAEIIPHSEGDAIQGLNRLVSKLGIPSSLKALGMKEEDIELVTDNLMMLTFWNPRPVNKDSIQKMIRRAWLGEQARVDI is encoded by the exons ATGGACGTTGAATCGCGAAGTTTCGAATACAATGAAAGCAACCAGAGAGTCTTATTTGGCAAAGGCGTTCTCGCCAAGCTAGCCACTGAAGTTGCGGCACTTGGCTGTAAAGCGCCATTGTTGTTGACAACTCCCCAGCAAGCCTCGGCCGTTCAAGATCTTACCCAGATACTAAACGGTCATGTCGCGGGCTCTTTCACCCGTGCCACAATGCACACTCCAACCGAGGTTACAGAAGAGGCACTGGTATATACGAAAACAACGAATGCAGACTGTCTCTTGTCAATTGGTGGCGGAAGCACGGTTGGCCTAGGCAAAGCGTTATCTCTTCGGACTGGCTTGCCTCACATCTGTATCGCAACGACATATGCTGGAAGCGAGATGACACCCATCCTGGGTGAAACTAAAAATCAACAAAAGGTGACTCGGGTTGACCGGGCAGCAATTCCCAAGGTAGTCATCTACGATGTCAATCTTACTTTAAGTTTACCCACGGGCATGAGTGCAACAAGTGGCCTTAACGCAATGGCGCATGCTG TCGAGGCTCTATACGCAAAAGATACCAGTCCGATTGTCCGCATATTTGCTCTCGAGGGAATCCGAGCCTTGGCATCTTCGCTGCCTGGAGTGATGGAAAACTCTCAGTCAATTGCCTTCCGTTCAGAGGCTCTACTCGGCGCTTGGTTATGCGGAAAATGTCTAGCAATGACAACCGTCGCGCTCCATCATAAACTCTGTCATGTTCTGGGCGGGACTCTCAATTTACCGCATGCCGAAACCCACGCTATTGTCCTACCTCATGCACTCGCCTACACAGCGCCTGACATTCCTCAAGTCATGAAGGACCTCGCAGAAATCATTCCACATAGTGAAGGAGATGCCATTCAAGGACTAAACAGATTGGTGTCTAAGCTGGGAATCCCATCGAGCCTAAAGGCTCTGGGtatgaaggaggaggacatTGAGCTGGTTACAGATAATCTGATGATGCTCACATTTTGGAACCCCCGGCCAGTCAATAAAGATTCAATCCAGAAGATGATACGGCGGGCGTGGTTAGGAGAACAGGCTCGTGTAGACATTTAG
- a CDS encoding dioxygenase domain-containing protein, whose protein sequence is MESSLEELTAENLTPHVIKVSTENVKSERLVELVTGLIQHLHDYVKEVQLKPTEWEAAVQYLTQVGQDSSPDRQEMILLSDVLGVSALVDTINSAQAKASSATESSVLGPFHSEDTHTLTNGQSIGSPGVIGELMLIHGTVKSVSGAPIEGVAVDVWETNGNGLYDMQDPNRDGPNCRGIFQTDSQGRYYLVGVKSVNYDIPTDGSVGVLLNMLKRNITRPAHVHFQLKHPQYLNLTTALYASDSEHITSDPVFGVKKSLVKSFEWSDDPATLVNELNLQESLQQMKWNGKGLWVLHHEFVLLEK, encoded by the exons ATGGAATCCAGCCTAGAAGAATTGACCGCTGAAAACTTGACTCCTCATGTCATCAAGGTATCCACGGAGAATGTCAAGAGCGAACGGCTTGTTGAGTTGGTTACCGGCTTGATACAGCACTTGCACGACTACGTTAAGGAAGTTCAACTGAAGCCAACGGAATGGGAGGCGGCTGTCCAATATCTTACTCAA GTTGGCCAAGACTCATCACCTGATAGGCAGGAGATGATTCTGTTGTCTGATGTTCTTGGAGTGTCTGCACTGGTCGACACCATAAATTCTGCACAGGCAAAGGCTAGCTCAGCAACAGAGTCATCTGTCCTCGGGCCCTTCCACTCTGAAGACACGCACACTCTTACTAATGGGCAATCCATTGGCTCTCCCGGCGTTATAGGAGAGCTTATGCTCATACACGGAACAGTGAAATCCGTCAGCGGTGCCCCAATCGAGGGTGTTGCTGTAGATGTTTGGGAGACTAACGGAAATGGGCTCTACGATATGCAAGACCCCAATCGCGACGGACCCAACTGCCGCGGCATATTCCAAACTGATAGCCAGGGTCGGTATTATCTGGTAGGCGTGAAGAGCGTCAACTACGACATCCCCACCGATGGGTCCGTTGGAGTTTTGCTCAATATGTTGAAGCGGAATATTACGCGCCCTGCACATGTG CATTTCCAGTTGAAACATCCTCAGTATCTCAATCTTACGACAGCATTATATGCCAGCGACAGTGAACACATCACTTCAGATCCAGTCTTTGGTGTGAAGAAATCCCTGGTCAAGAGCTTTGAGTGGAGTGATGACCCAGCCACGCTTGTCAATGAGTTAAATTTGCAAGAATCTCTTCAACAAATGAAGTGGAATGGGAAGGGGCTGTGGGTTCTACACCATGAGTTTGTCCTGTTGGAGAAATAG
- a CDS encoding nitroreductase family domain-containing protein — translation MADTLISSFGARRSVYQLSAETDLSIGRLEEIIRKALLTVPSAFNTQSTRIVVLVGDHHQKLWDIVKAAVAPFVSGDQATSTNAKIQGFRGAYATILFFEDPAPYEPLGSFKMYADKFEGWREQASGMHQFLIWSALALEGVGGNLQHYNPLIDDEVKKTWSVDSDWKLLAQLVIGKPVGDAPAVKEKKPVEARYVIHS, via the coding sequence ATGGCGGACACGCTTATTTCTTCGTTTGGAGCTCGACGCTCCGTGTATCAGCTCTCAGCAGAGACCGATCTCTCGATTGGCCGACTAGAAGAGATCATTCGAAAAGCTCTTTTAACGGTACCATCAGCGTTCAACACTCAAAGCACTCGAattgttgttcttgttggAGATCATCACCAGAAACTCTGGGACATTGTCAAGGCAGCCGTTGCCCCCTTCGTGTCAGGGGACCAAGCCACCAGTACCAATGCCAAGATCCAGGGGTTTCGAGGCGCATACGCGACAATTTTGTTCTTTGAGGATCCTGCGCCATATGAGCCACTAGGTTCTTTCAAGATGTATGCGGACAAATTTGAAGGCTGGCGTGAGCAGGCAAGCGGCATGCACCAGTTCCTTATTTGGTCGGCCCTTGCTTTGGAGGGAGTAGGCGGCAACCTGCAACATTACAATCCTCTTATTGATGACGAGGTTAAGAAGACTTGGTCTGTTGACTCGGACTGGAAGCTGTTGGCCCAGTTGGTTATCGGAAAACCTGTTGGAGACGCACCCGCtgtgaaggagaagaagcctgtTGAAGCTCGATATGTAATTCACTCTTAG